The DNA region CGGCGGACGCATCCCGGCTTAGGAGTGCGGCGAGGGCGGTCGACCCGACGCCGACGCCGCAATCGCGGAAGAAGTGCCTTCGGGTGGAAGCGAGGAGAGATGGTGTCATGGGGATTTCAGGGGATAGAAGAATGATTTCGCCGCAGAGGGCACGAGAGGGCGCAAGAGAAAACCAAGAAAAAGAGATTCACCGCAGAGGGCACGAGAGGGCGCAAAGGAAAACCAAGAACATTCATTTTAAAGCCAAGCATTCATCAGAAAGAGCTTGAAACAAGATACTAATGCGAATGATTGATTTTTTTTTCTTACTCTACTCTTCCGTTCTCCTCTCATGTGCCCTCTCGTGCCCTCTGCTGTGAATAAGGTTTTGGTTACTCCCGCGTGATGAACTCGTCCAGGTTGAGCAGCACCCGTGCGGTTCTGGCCCAAGCGGTCGTTGGATCGGCCGTCCGGCAACCTTCCAGGTATTTCAGGACGCGGTCGCGCTCGGCCGGGGCGGGCTGCCGAACGAAGCAGAGCTTGAAAGCGTAATCGATCTTCCCCGCGTCGCTCGCGGACCCTTCCTTACTGAGCCTGTGAGCCAGCCCTTCTGCGAATTCGACGAACGCCGGGTCGTTCGCCAGGTGAAGGGCCTGGAGCGGCGTGTCGCTACGGTTACGGCGGGTGCAGGCGGTCTGGGCGTCGGCCCCGTCGAACGTGGTGAGCAGGTGGTGCTGGCTCTGCCGCCAGATGTACGTGTACAGCCCGCGGCGGAAGCGGTCCTCGCCCTTGCTCTCGGGCCACGCCTTCTTGCTCTGCGTGAACGTGAACAGCTCGGGCGGCAGCGGCGGGTAGACGCCCGGCCCGCCGACCTTCGGCGAAAGTAATCCGCTGGCCGAGAGCGCGGCGTCGCGGATGATCTCGGCCTCAAGGCGGAGCCGGTTCTGGCGGGCGAGCAACTTGTTGAGCGGGTCTTTCGCGTCCACGTCTTTCCGCGCGGCCGACGCCCGGCGGTAGGTCGCGCTGGTCACGATGAGGCGGTGAATCTGTTTCACCGACCACGATCGCGGGCCGACGTTCCCGACTCTGAAAGCATAACCGAACAAGTGAAAAACTTTGCCTTCCGCGGCCGGCACCTCGGCGACTCGACGACTCATCATGAATTCGCAAGCGAGCCAGTCGAGCAGTTCGGGGTGCGTCGGGGGGCTGCTTTGCATACCGAAGTCGTTCTCGGTTTCGACCAGCCCTTTACCGAAGAACTGCTGCCAGTACCGGTTCACGACCACCCGGGCGGTGAGCGGGTTCTCGGGTGACACGAGCCATTTTGCCAGATCGAGGCGGGTTTGCCGGGTGGCTTTGTTGGCGGCCGGGGCAGGGGTGCGAACCAACACGGCGGGCGGCCCCGCGGCGACCTTGTCTCCTTTCCGCAGGAAGTCGCCGCGGATCTGCACGAACGTCTCGCGCGGGTTCGCCCGCTCCCGCATGACCAGCGTCGTCGGGATCTGGCTGCTCACCTTCTTGAGTTGCGCCTCGACCTTCTTGACGGCGTCGTCCATCCCCGTCCGCCGGAGGTCCGCGAGGGTGGCCGTCAGTTCCGCGATCTTCTTCTCGACCTCCGCGTTGCCGCCGAGCGTGACGGTGGGCTCGTCGCAGCTGTTGAAGTATGCGTAGAGCCGGTAGTAATCCTTCTGCGAGACCGGGTCGTACTTGTGGTCGTGGCACTGGGCGCACCCGACGGTCAGGCCCAGCCACACGGCCCCGGTGGTGTTGGCCCGGTCGACCGTTCGTTCGACGCGGAACTGTTCCGGGTCCGTTCCACCCTCTTCATTGAACGACGTGTTCCGGTGAAACCCGGTGGCGACGAGTTGGTCCTTGGCCGGGTTCGGCAGCAGGTCGCCCGCGAGCTGTTGGACCGTGAACTGGTCGAACGGCAGGTCGTCGTTGAACGCTTTGATGACCCAGTCGCGGTACGGCCAGACCGACCGCGCGCCGTCGATCGTGTACCCGTTACTGTCGGCGTACCGGGCGAGATCGAGCCAGTGTCGGGCCTGCCGCTCTCCGTAGTGTGGCGAGGCGAGCAGCCGGTCGACCACCTTTTCGTAAGCGGCGGGCGACTCGTCCGCCAGGAAGGCGTCGACCTCGGCCGGGGTCGGTAGCAGTCCGGTCAAGTCGAGCGTGACGCGGCGAATGAGTACCGCGCGGTCGGCTTCGGGCGACGGCGCCAGCCCGGCCTTCGCCAACCGGGCGTTCACGAATGCGTCGATCGGGTTTCCCGCGGCGGAGCCGGGCACCGTCGGCCGCGCCGGCGGGGTGAATGCCCAGTGCGGCGCGTAGTCACCGCCCGCGGCGACCCACGCCTTGAGGGTCGCAATCTGCGCCGGCGTGAGTCGGTCGCCGGCTTCGGGCGGCGGCATGCGGTCGTCGTCCGCTTCGGCGGTGATCCGCTCGATGACGCTGCTCGCGTCGGGCTTCCCGGGGACAATCGCATTCTTCTTTGTGGCGAAACTTTTCGCGTCCAGCCGCACTCCGCCCTTCTGCGACGCCGGCCCGTGGCACTTGAAGCACGAGTTGGAAAGGATCGGCCGGACGTCCCGGTTGAAGTCGGGTACGTCCGCCCCGACGGCATTCGCGACGAACACGCAGGCGGCCGCGAAAGTGCCAACGAACACCCGGACATGCACGAACGAGGGTTTAAAAGCAAAAGGCATGTCGGCTCCGAAAAGCAGCGCGGGCGGAGGGGTTCGGCAGGTATGCAGTATTGTGCCCGCGCGGGCGGTCATTCACAAGGGCCGGGTTTCGGGGCAATTTGGGGTGAGATAAGGGATGAAACACCGTCACGAAAATTCGGTAGCGGGCGAACTTTTTCCCGCCATGCGCAACTACGGCAGCCGGGATCTCCGATAGTGTCGGCAAACTCGGCAGTTTGATTGCACTCGGCAAAGTTGGATGCTATGCAAACCTGTGACTTCACGTCCCGATCGCCCACGCGAACCGGACGGCGAGACGGCGCTCTCGGGTGTTAGGGCGCTTTCGCGACACGACATTCCCGCCACGACGGCGACCGACCGATCCGCCCTCAGGATGCCACAACCCGGGCCGATGGTCGAACCGGTTCCCGAATTATGGACGCCACCGCACACGTTTTGACCGGGAACAACCGAACCCGGTACATCGAAGCCTTCGAGGGGAGCGGGCGCGGCGGCCCCAAGGCCTTGGGGGCTTTCCTCCCGCCCCGCGCCGACCCGGACTACCTCTGGGTGTTGACCGAACTCGTCCGGAGCGACCTCGAACACAACCGGGCGGCCGGGAATCGGCGGCGCCTGGCCGACTACCGGGCCGATTACCCCGACCTGTTTGCCGACCCCGACCTGATCCGCGGCCTGGCGTCCGAGGAATTCGCGCAACTGGCCGCCCGCGGCGAGAATCCGGACCCCGACGATTACGCTTGGGTGTACGACCGCGACACCCGCCCCCCGCTGCCGGACGACTTGGGCCGCACCCCGGCCCCGATCCGCTTCCTGGACATCAACTCGCCTTGGCCCCCGTCCGGCAGCCCGGAGTCCAACAGCTTCGGGTCGATGGGTGAGGCCCCGCTGCCGGCCGCGGAAACGAACGGCGACCCGGCGACGGACGAAGTGTTCGACCTCTCGCTGGCGGACGCGCTCGCCACCGCCCGCGTGCAACCAGCGCCGGCCCCGGCCCCCGTGCCGAGCAACCCGCGCGGGAACGCGGCGTTCCCGGTCGTCGGCCAGACGTTTCTCGGGTTCCAGCTCGTTTCCGTCCTCGGGACCGGGGCGTTCGCCCGGGTGTTCCTCGCCGAACAGACGGCCCTCGCGAACCGCCCGGTGGCCCTCAAAGTCACTACTAGGCCGACCCGGGAACCGCAGCAACTCGCCAAGTTGCGGCACACGAACATCGTTCCGATCCACTCCGTCCACGACCGGAGCCCGTTCCAGGCCGTGTGCATGCCGTTCCTGGGGCGGCAGACGCTCGCCGACCTGATCCAGGAGTGCCGCGACACCGGCGTCTTCTCGCTCGCCCGCGCCCCCCACGCGAGTACGACCCAGGCCGCGAAGACCACCGCCATCGGGCAACCGGCGCCGGCGTTCTCGCCCGCGGTGCCCGCCCCGCGGGCACGCTTGGGGTTGCCCGGGACCACGCACGTCGACCGGGTGCTGTGGCTCATGACCCGGCTCGCAGACGGACTCGCCCACGCGCACGACATCGGCATCCTCCACCTCGACCTGAAGCCGGCGAACATCCTACTGGCGGACGACGGGCAGCCGCTGTTGCTCGACTTCAACCTGGCGTTCGACGTCCGGGCCCGGGACCGCCAGTGGGCCGGCGGGACGCTCCCGTACATGGCGCCGGAGCAACTCGACGAGTATTACACCCGAAGTCTGAACCGCGGCCCCGAGCGGGTTTCCGTCGGAACCTGTGTCGATAGTCGGACCGACCTGTTCTCGCTCGGGGTGATCTTCGCCGAGTTACTAACCGGTCGGAACCCGTTTATGGTGACGGACGGGGAGCGGGCCGACCTGGCCACACTGGTCCGACTCCGCCGGATTCCCGTCCCCGGCGTGCGCTCCCTCAATCGCGCCGCCCCGCCCGCCGTCGAAGCGATCGTCCGCAAGCTCCTCCACACGGACCCGGCCCACCGGTACCAGTCGGCCCGGCACCTGCTCGACGACCTGGAACGCCAGCGGCAGAACTTGCCGCTGGCACACGCGGTCAACCCGTCGTTCCGGGAACGGCTCGGGAAATGGCGGCGGCGGAACCCGCGGGTCGCGGCCCAGGTGGTACTCGCGTGTACGGTTTTCGCCGCGGCCGGGTTAGGCGGGCTGGCCTACCAGCAGGCCCAAGTTCAAACCAGGGCGGACGCGACGGCCCGTGCCCTCGGCGTCGCCCGCGAGCTGACCACCCTGCGCGTCGACCTCGGTGCCACCGACGACCCCAAAATCCGGGCTACCGCCCTGGACCGCGGCCGCGAGCTGCTCGCGGCCTACGGGCTGCCCGGGAAGACGGACGGGCCGAACGCGCCCGACCTGTCGTCGGACGCGCGGACCGCCCTCGTGACCGACCTGGGCGAGCTGGCCCTTCTCATGGCCCACGCCGAATGGATGAGCGAACGACATCTGGCGCCGGGGAAGCGAACGCGGACGGACGCGGCCCGGACCTGGAACCAGGTCGCCGCCGCGTGCTACGCCGGTCGCCCGATCCCCCGCACGATCGCCGACCAGGATCAAATGCTGGCCCTGACACCGGCCGAACTCGTGCCGGTTTTCAAGGGCCGGGAGGCCCTCATTGAAGACGAGACGAACGCGGACCGGTACGTCCGGGCGGTCGCGCTCATGGCCGCCGGGTTGCACCGCCTGGCGGCCGAGCCACTGGCCGCGATCGTCGACGATGACCCGACCCACTTCGCGGCCCAGTTCGCGCTCGGGTACTGTGACATGGTCCGGTCCAAGCACGACTCCGCGCTCGAACGGTTCCGGGCCGCCAAATCCCTGGCGCCGGGCGACCCCCGCCCCGGGTACTTCCGCGGGATCATTCTTTACAACAGGCGAGAGTACGTCCGGGCCGAGGCCGAGTTCACCGACTCGATCAAGCGGAACCCCGATCACGCCGAATCGTACCGGCACCGCGGCATGGCCCGCATCGGGAAAGGCGCCAAGCAAATCCGCAACGGCCGCGGGGCCATCGACGATTTCACGCGGGCGCTCGAACTCGGGGCTCCGCCGGTCGTGACGTACCTGTCGCGCGCCAAGGCGGAAGAAGCTGTCGGCGATAAAGCGGCGGCCGGCCGCGACCGGGCGGCTGCAGCCGCTGCCGCGCCCGCGACGGCCGACGAGTACGTCGCCCGCGGGCTCCTTCGGGTCGCGACCAACCCGACCGGGGCTCTGGCCGATTACGCCGCCGCCGCCGAGGTCAACCCCCAGTACCTTCCGGCCTGGCACAATCAGGCCCACGTGCTGGCGGAAGTGTTGGGTCAACCGAAGAAGGCCCTGGAGGTCGAGCGGAAGGCGGTCGCCTGCAACCCGGACTTCGCGCTCGCCCGGGCCGGACTGGGTGTCCTCTGCGCCCGCCTCGGCCGCCACGACGAGGGCCGCCAGGAGGCTCAAAAAGCCCTCCACCTGTCCGACGCCCCACTCATCGCGTACCAGGCCGCGTGCGTGTACGCCCTGGCGCCCAAGGACGATCAGGCCGCCCGCACCCGGGCACTCGACCTCTTCCGGCAGGCGCTTCGCACCGGATACCGGGATTTCGCCGCGATCGACGCGGACAAGGACATGGCGGGCATCCGCGACCTGCCCGAGTTCCGCGACGCGCTCCGGGCCGCGCGGGAAATGGCCCATTGAGCAACGGCAGACGGGAGCGAAGCGCCGAGGCGTCCCGCGGCAGCAGAGGCCGGGATCGCGAAGCACGCCCTGAGAATCCGCCACGGTGAGTCCGCGCTCTGCCGAACAATTCTCGGTCCGTGAAGTGCAGGTCGTCCTTGTCGAAATACGGGTCGACCCACTTGTCAGTCGTCGACAGGAACCACTCCGCCGACACGGCGGTTTGCTGGGGCGAGGCGAATTTCGGCTTCCGGTCCGCCGGCTTCAACCCCGTCGCCGCGCGGTCCAGGGAGTCGAAGTGGTCGACCAGGGCGAGGGCCTTGATGGCGAACGCGGTGGCCACGTCCCCGTCGTGGATGGCGATCAGGTTGGACGACCCGCAGTGCACCACAGGGTCGTCCCCGCTGAACCCGCAGACGATGAATTTGTAAAACATCCACCCGAAACGAGCCGTCGCGAGTCCGGCCGGGCAAAAGCATTGCCCACGGAATCGACCAATCAGGACATGATGGCGGTCACTGACGTCCGCGCCTTGAGCTTGTGCGGGCCATCGGGATGGGATACATCCGACGCTTCACCGTTGGCGGTGGCGCGAAACCCAAGCTGAAGACGCGGGACTGGTTTCTCTGGCAGGATCGCGTGTACCTTTTGGTGTGACAAGCCGCATTTTCGGTACAGGCTGCCGGACCGGTATTCTTTCCAGGCTAATATAATAGAAGTAAGAACTGCGGTGTTGACCGGAAAAAATGTTGCGGCTCTTGACACTCGGAATCGGGCCTTTAGAATCCCTCAGTACCTTTGATATTTAGCCAAGCGAACCGCCTATGCGAATCCCGGCACAAAGCACGATGATTAGCCCGTCCGACGGGTAGCTCTCACCGGGAATTATGTTCGCTGGAGAGAGCCAAACCGAAAAGGTTTGGCTTTTGTGTTTCATGGTACGGCTTCGCGGGTATAGCTCAGTTGGCTAGAGCGCAGCTCTGATAAAGCTGAGGTCCCAGGTTCGAATCCTGGTACCCGCACTGGCGAAGAGCCAGGCCTGTGTCGATAAGACTTGGAAACTTGGGGACGTAGCTCAGCTGGGAGAGCACCTGCTTTGCAAGCAGGGGGTCAGGGGTTCGATCCCCCTCGTCTCCACAAGTTGGACCGATGGCTTGTCAGTGAAGTGCTGTCCTTAACTGGCCAGAACGGACTGATAAGAAAAAAACTCGACGGCGGGTTGACATCGGATGCGACGCGGCTAAGATACTCAACGTTGGTGACGCAAACGCGGTTCTGGAAGGAACTTGCGGCGGAATCAGCGGGCGAGACACGCCGGCCCGGGCGAGATCCTGGGGCCGGGTGAGTCGGGTGGGGTGAGAGCCTCATCCGGCCAATGATCTTTGACAACTTGGTGGGCAACGAAGTCGCATCGGAAACGCGGCTGGTAACTCTTCGCAAGGGGGTTACGAGTTGGGTTTCCCGATAATTGACGTTCGACGCGTGCCTTAGAAATGCGAACGAAAGATCGTCGGCCATCCTCGGGTGATCCCACTTGGGGATGGTTCGGAAATAGAGTAGCTGGTAAAGGTTCCTGTGTTCTGTTACGTGGCGACACGGGCGGAGGGCGGGAACAATGTGGCCAAGCTATTAAGGGCGTGTGGGGGATGTCTTGGCACCAGAAGGCTGTAGGGCGTGGAAGACTGCGATAAGCCCGGGGGAGCTGCCAAACGAGTTCTGATCCCGGGATACCCGAGCCAACCCAGGGAACTGAAACATCTCATTACCTGGAGGAAGAGAAAGCAACAGCGATTCCGTCAGTAGCGGCGAGCGAACGCGGAGCAGCCCAAACCGTGAGGTTATACTTCGCGGGGTTGTAGGACCGCATTTAGGACCCGAGACCATAGCCGAACGCCCTGGAATGGGCGGCCGTAGAGGGTGAAAGCCCCGTACGCGACAGGGTCGGAGGCCGAGCGGTATCCTGAGTACGACTCAACACGTGGAAGTGAGTCCGAATCCGGGAGGACCATCTCCCAAGGCTAAATACTCTCTGGTGACCGATAGCGAACAAGTAGCGCGAGCGAAAGATGGGAAGAACCCCGATCAGGGGAGGACACTGAACCTGAAACCACATGCCTACAAGCGGTCGGAGGGCTATACCCGTAAGGGAATGCCTGACGGCGTGCCTTTTGCATAATGATCCGGCGACTTATCGTCACCAGCCAGGTTAAGTGGCTCTGCCACGGAGCCGAAGGGAAACCGAGTCTCAAACGGGCGTGAAGTTGGTGGCGGTAGACGCGAAACCACGTGACCTACGCGCGGCCAGGATGAAGTTGGGGTAACACCCAATGGAAGACCGAACTCACTAGTGTTGAAAAACTAGGGGATGAGCTGTGTGGGGGAGTGAAAGTCTAATCAAACGTGGAGATAGCTCGTTCTCTCCGAAATAACTTTAGGGTTAACGTCCGGGTAGTTGGCAGTGGGGGTAGAGCGACTGAATTCGAATGGGGGCCTACCCGGCTACCCATCGAAACCAAACTCCGAATACCATTGTACCAAGCCCGGGCAGCTAGACGGTGGGGGATAAGCTTCATCGTCGAGAGGGGAACAACCCAGATCACCCGCTAAGGTCCCCGAGTCGTGCTAAGTGCGAAAGGAAGTTGGACCCCGCAGACAGCCAGGATGTTGGCTTAGAAGCAGCCACCATTTAAAAAGTGCGTAATAGCTTACTGGTCGAGGGGTTCTGCGCCGATAATGAACGGGACTCAAGCACGACACCGAAGCGGTGGGTGTAGCAATACACGGTAGGAGAGCGTTGCGTGTGCGGTGAAGTGGTACGGACAACGAGCCATGGAGCGCATGCAAGTGATTATGCCGGAACGAGTAGACGATAAAACGGGTGAGAATCCCGTTCGCCGTAAGCCTAAGGTTTCCTGGGGAAGGTAAATCCGCCCAGGGTTAGTCGGTACCTAACACAAGGCCGAAAGGCGTAGTGGACGGATACACGGTTAATATTCCGCGACCGCCGGGTGAGGTCGAAGCTGTTGTGACGTCGTGTTCGAGGGGGGCAGGCTAACTAGATTGCCTCAGGGCGTTTATGATCCCGATACCCTTGAGAACGCGGCCAAGAAAAGCCAACAGTGGACGAGCTCGGTGACCGTACTAAAACCGACACAGGTAGGCGAGATGAGTATTCTAAGGCGCTCGAGAGAACTCTCGTGAAGGAACTCTGCAACATGGCCCCGTAACTTCGGGAGAAGGGGCGCCACACTCCGGTGTGGCCGCAGCGAAAAGGGTCTAGCGACTGTTTACTAAAAACACAGGTCTGTGCAAACGCGTAAGCGGACGTATACAGACTGACGCCTGCCCGGTGCCGGTAAGTTAAGGGAGAGGGTTAGCCGTAAGGTGAAGCTCGCAACCGAAGCTCCGGTAAACGGCGGCCGTAACTATGACGGTCCTAAGGTAGCGAAGTTCCTTGTCGGGTAAGTTCCGACCTGCATGAATGGCGTAACGACTGGACCACTGTCTCCACGAGAGACTCGGTGAAACTGTAGTTGTCGTGAAGATGCGACATACCCGCAGCTAGACGGAAAGACCCCGTGAACCTTAACTGCAGCTTGGTATTGTGTTTAGGCCCGACATGCGTAGCGTAGGTGGGACTCTATGAAGCGGCCCTTTCGGGTGCCGCGGAGAGGTCGATGAAACACCACCCTTGTCGTGCTTGAATTCTAACTCCGATCCGTGAATCCGGACGGGGGACCGTGCTAAGTGGGCAGTTTGATTGGGGCGATCTCCTCCCAAAGAGTAACGGAGGAGTCCAAAGGTACCCTCAGCCCGGTTGGCAATCGGGCAGCGAGCGTAAAGGTAGAAGGGTGCTTGACTGCGAGGGAGATATCCCGAGCAGGGACGAAAGTCGGGCTTAGTGATCCGGTGGTCCCGGATGGAAGGGCCATCGCTCAACAGATAAAAGGTACTCCGGGGATAACAGGCTTATCTCCTCTGAGCGTTCATAGCGGCGAGGAGGTTTGGCACCTCGATGTCGGCTCATCACATCCTGGGGGTGGAGAAGCTCCCAAGGGTTCGGCTGTTCGCCGATGAAAGTGGTACGTGAGCTGGGTTTAGACCGTCGTGAGACAGGTCGGTCCCTATCTGCTGTGGGCGCAGGAAACTTGCGGGGCTTTCTCCCTAGTACGAGAGGACTGGGAGGGACGCACCTCTGGTGTGCCAGTTATGGCGCTAGCCGTACCGCTGGGTAGCCACGTGCGGAATGGATAAACGCTGAAGGCATATAAGCGTGAAACTTCCCCCAAGATCAGGTTTCCTTCCAAGAAGGCTCCTGGGAGACGACCAGGTCGATAGGCCGGGTGTGTAAGTGCAGCAATGCACTCAGCTAACCGGTACTAACAGCCGAACGTTTGGCCACATTGTTCCTTTTCTTACCCGTGGCGAACGTGACAGCATCGAATAAAAGTGCGACTTCGTGCCCATCAAGTTGATCAGAGATCTCCGTACACCCGTACAGTAGATTTTCAGGCGACTTGCCGGTGACCATACCCAAGTGGAAACTCCCGTTCCCATTCCGAACACGGCCGATAAGCACTTGGGGCCGATGGTAGTGCGTCCAGCGCGAGAGTAGGTCATCGCCGGCATTTTTACACCCCGCCCCCGTGGCTCGCAAGAGTCGCGGGGGCGGCGGCGTTTCCAGACGACACTTTCCCACCGCCCGAACGACACCCTCCACAGAATAACTCCGCCCGGTGAGATATCCGCCCCGACGGGCTTCTCACCAAACGAAACTCTGGCTTATCCACAATTCGCAAGCCTACCTTACTTTGTTCAAGCTTTCGTCGTGCCCGCGTTCTGTTTTCCCTATCTTGCTTACAGACTCCTTGAACTTGTTGGCTGTTGAGACCCTCGTATCTGGCTTTGGAGCGTTGCCGATGCAGACTGCCAAGGCTCTCCTTGGTTTGGTTCTTGTTTTGTTTGTGTTGCTCGAAGCGTTTGAGGCTCTCGTTCTCCCGCGAAGGGTTTTGCGCCCGTTCCGATTCACCCGCCTTTACTACCGGAACATCTGGTGGCTCTGGCTGGCGGCGGCTCGTCTCTGCGCGGCCGGTCACCGCCGCCAGACGTTCCTGAGCCTGTTTGGGCCGCTTTCCCTGTTCGTTCTCTTCGCGTTCTGGGCCGCCGCCCTGATCGTCGGGTTCGGGTTGGGGCACAACGCCGTTGCGCCGGCGGGTGTTAACCTGATCGACTCGATGTACCTCAGCGGCACCACGTTCACCACCCTCGGCTACGGCGACCTCACCCCGGCTACGCCGGCCGCCCGGGCGTTGTCCGTGGTGGAGGCCGCGACAGGGTTCGGGTTCTTCGCCGTGGTGATCTCGTACCTCCCGGTCTTGTATCAGGCGTTCAGCAGTCGGGAGGCGTTCATCGCGCTGCTTGATTCGCGGGCCGGCTCGCCTCCTGCGGCCGGCCGGTTGCTCTTGCGTACCCCGCCGCTGGCGGACGGCGGAAGTTGCCTGACCGGGTTTTTGACCGAGGCCGAGCGGTGGACCGCCACGGTGCTAGAAGGGCACTTGTCGTTCCCGGTCCTCGGGTATTACCGGAGCCAGCACGACAACCAATCCTGGCTGGCCGCCCTGACCTGCAC from Fimbriiglobus ruber includes:
- a CDS encoding potassium channel family protein; amino-acid sequence: MQTAKALLGLVLVLFVLLEAFEALVLPRRVLRPFRFTRLYYRNIWWLWLAAARLCAAGHRRQTFLSLFGPLSLFVLFAFWAAALIVGFGLGHNAVAPAGVNLIDSMYLSGTTFTTLGYGDLTPATPAARALSVVEAATGFGFFAVVISYLPVLYQAFSSREAFIALLDSRAGSPPAAGRLLLRTPPLADGGSCLTGFLTEAERWTATVLEGHLSFPVLGYYRSQHDNQSWLAALTCTLDTTALLLTVVEGGSRTQARLTFAMARHAVVDLGLVIRRQPKAPVEDRLPPARLTELLAALRTAGVKVRDDDGARAKLEELRELYEPFLAGLGTFFRLPVPVVWPTEEGPDNWRTSAWVRRAGPLTSLGIDPKDDHFS
- a CDS encoding PSD1 and planctomycete cytochrome C domain-containing protein, which produces MPFAFKPSFVHVRVFVGTFAAACVFVANAVGADVPDFNRDVRPILSNSCFKCHGPASQKGGVRLDAKSFATKKNAIVPGKPDASSVIERITAEADDDRMPPPEAGDRLTPAQIATLKAWVAAGGDYAPHWAFTPPARPTVPGSAAGNPIDAFVNARLAKAGLAPSPEADRAVLIRRVTLDLTGLLPTPAEVDAFLADESPAAYEKVVDRLLASPHYGERQARHWLDLARYADSNGYTIDGARSVWPYRDWVIKAFNDDLPFDQFTVQQLAGDLLPNPAKDQLVATGFHRNTSFNEEGGTDPEQFRVERTVDRANTTGAVWLGLTVGCAQCHDHKYDPVSQKDYYRLYAYFNSCDEPTVTLGGNAEVEKKIAELTATLADLRRTGMDDAVKKVEAQLKKVSSQIPTTLVMRERANPRETFVQIRGDFLRKGDKVAAGPPAVLVRTPAPAANKATRQTRLDLAKWLVSPENPLTARVVVNRYWQQFFGKGLVETENDFGMQSSPPTHPELLDWLACEFMMSRRVAEVPAAEGKVFHLFGYAFRVGNVGPRSWSVKQIHRLIVTSATYRRASAARKDVDAKDPLNKLLARQNRLRLEAEIIRDAALSASGLLSPKVGGPGVYPPLPPELFTFTQSKKAWPESKGEDRFRRGLYTYIWRQSQHHLLTTFDGADAQTACTRRNRSDTPLQALHLANDPAFVEFAEGLAHRLSKEGSASDAGKIDYAFKLCFVRQPAPAERDRVLKYLEGCRTADPTTAWARTARVLLNLDEFITRE
- a CDS encoding protein kinase domain-containing protein gives rise to the protein MDATAHVLTGNNRTRYIEAFEGSGRGGPKALGAFLPPRADPDYLWVLTELVRSDLEHNRAAGNRRRLADYRADYPDLFADPDLIRGLASEEFAQLAARGENPDPDDYAWVYDRDTRPPLPDDLGRTPAPIRFLDINSPWPPSGSPESNSFGSMGEAPLPAAETNGDPATDEVFDLSLADALATARVQPAPAPAPVPSNPRGNAAFPVVGQTFLGFQLVSVLGTGAFARVFLAEQTALANRPVALKVTTRPTREPQQLAKLRHTNIVPIHSVHDRSPFQAVCMPFLGRQTLADLIQECRDTGVFSLARAPHASTTQAAKTTAIGQPAPAFSPAVPAPRARLGLPGTTHVDRVLWLMTRLADGLAHAHDIGILHLDLKPANILLADDGQPLLLDFNLAFDVRARDRQWAGGTLPYMAPEQLDEYYTRSLNRGPERVSVGTCVDSRTDLFSLGVIFAELLTGRNPFMVTDGERADLATLVRLRRIPVPGVRSLNRAAPPAVEAIVRKLLHTDPAHRYQSARHLLDDLERQRQNLPLAHAVNPSFRERLGKWRRRNPRVAAQVVLACTVFAAAGLGGLAYQQAQVQTRADATARALGVARELTTLRVDLGATDDPKIRATALDRGRELLAAYGLPGKTDGPNAPDLSSDARTALVTDLGELALLMAHAEWMSERHLAPGKRTRTDAARTWNQVAAACYAGRPIPRTIADQDQMLALTPAELVPVFKGREALIEDETNADRYVRAVALMAAGLHRLAAEPLAAIVDDDPTHFAAQFALGYCDMVRSKHDSALERFRAAKSLAPGDPRPGYFRGIILYNRREYVRAEAEFTDSIKRNPDHAESYRHRGMARIGKGAKQIRNGRGAIDDFTRALELGAPPVVTYLSRAKAEEAVGDKAAAGRDRAAAAAAAPATADEYVARGLLRVATNPTGALADYAAAAEVNPQYLPAWHNQAHVLAEVLGQPKKALEVERKAVACNPDFALARAGLGVLCARLGRHDEGRQEAQKALHLSDAPLIAYQAACVYALAPKDDQAARTRALDLFRQALRTGYRDFAAIDADKDMAGIRDLPEFRDALRAAREMAH